Proteins encoded by one window of Modestobacter marinus:
- a CDS encoding ABC transporter permease, producing MIAALHAEWVKATTLRSTWLCLAGFAVAAAGISAAVVGAIGDLEATQPGYDAGLLTFYGLNFGQVALVVLAVLLTAGEHGRQTLHTSLVAVPRRGVFLASKVAVGSALVLVTATVTAVVSAVVTQRLLGPAGVALSELARPTVAAALQPTLLAVVCMGAAMMMRDQAIALGLLIPFFFLVSPLLELVPVLQRLAVYLPDRAGQVAIRLHARPIDVFGPVAGLAVLALWAAAAVLGAWWVLRRRDA from the coding sequence GTGATCGCCGCCCTGCACGCCGAGTGGGTCAAGGCGACCACCCTGCGGTCGACCTGGCTGTGCCTGGCCGGGTTCGCGGTCGCCGCCGCGGGCATCAGCGCCGCCGTGGTCGGTGCGATCGGCGACCTCGAGGCCACCCAGCCCGGGTACGACGCCGGCCTGCTCACCTTCTACGGCCTGAACTTCGGGCAGGTGGCCCTCGTCGTCCTGGCGGTGCTGCTCACCGCCGGGGAGCACGGCCGGCAGACGCTGCACACGTCGCTGGTCGCCGTCCCCCGGCGCGGGGTGTTCCTGGCGAGCAAGGTGGCGGTGGGCAGCGCCCTGGTGCTCGTCACCGCCACGGTCACCGCGGTGGTCAGCGCGGTGGTCACCCAGCGCCTGCTCGGACCGGCGGGGGTCGCCCTCTCGGAGCTGGCCCGGCCGACCGTGGCGGCCGCGCTCCAGCCGACGCTGCTGGCCGTGGTCTGCATGGGCGCGGCCATGATGATGCGCGACCAGGCGATCGCCCTCGGCCTGCTGATCCCGTTCTTCTTCCTGGTCTCGCCGCTCCTCGAGCTGGTGCCGGTGCTGCAGCGCCTCGCCGTCTACCTGCCCGACCGCGCCGGACAGGTCGCCATCCGCCTGCACGCCCGCCCGATCGACGTCTTCGGCCCGGTCGCCGGGCTCGCCGTCCTGGCCCTGTGGGCCGCGGCTGCCGTGCTCGGCGCCTGGTGGGTGCTGCGCCGCAGGGACGCCTAG
- a CDS encoding dioxygenase — MTDAPTDDVIADIDEHTITDAVVASFAATPDARLREVLGALVRGLHTAIREVEPTIGEWEHAIDFLTRTGQTCDDVRQEFVLLSDVLGVSSLVENINHRKVGGATEATVLGPFHMTASPPRRNGDSIDEVGGHQPCVVTGRVLSVSGEPVPGASVDVWQADENGFYDVQQPDVQPAGNGRGLFTTDEEGRFWFRTTVPAHYPIPTDGPVGELLTATARPPFRPAHVHFIAEAPGFVPVTTHVFVDGSPYLDADAVFAVKRSLIRDFAPVDDAEQAARFGTANPFRLAVIDLVVEPAGTPSP, encoded by the coding sequence ATGACCGACGCGCCGACCGACGACGTCATCGCCGACATCGACGAGCACACGATCACCGACGCCGTCGTCGCCAGCTTCGCCGCGACGCCGGACGCGCGGCTGCGCGAGGTGCTGGGCGCGCTCGTGCGCGGGCTGCACACCGCGATCCGGGAGGTGGAACCGACGATCGGCGAGTGGGAGCACGCCATCGACTTCCTCACCCGCACCGGGCAGACGTGCGACGACGTGCGGCAGGAGTTCGTGCTGCTCTCCGACGTCCTCGGGGTCTCCTCCCTGGTGGAGAACATCAACCACCGCAAGGTCGGCGGGGCGACCGAGGCGACCGTCCTCGGGCCCTTCCACATGACCGCCTCGCCACCCCGCCGCAACGGCGACTCGATCGACGAGGTGGGCGGTCACCAGCCGTGCGTCGTCACCGGCCGGGTGCTGTCGGTCTCCGGCGAACCGGTGCCGGGGGCGAGCGTGGACGTGTGGCAGGCCGACGAGAACGGCTTCTACGACGTCCAGCAGCCCGACGTGCAGCCGGCGGGCAACGGCCGCGGCCTGTTCACCACCGACGAGGAGGGCCGGTTCTGGTTCCGCACCACGGTGCCGGCGCACTACCCGATCCCCACGGACGGCCCGGTCGGCGAGCTGCTCACCGCGACCGCCCGGCCGCCGTTCCGGCCGGCGCACGTCCACTTCATCGCCGAGGCGCCGGGGTTCGTGCCGGTGACCACGCACGTCTTCGTCGACGGCAGCCCCTACCTGGACGCCGACGCGGTCTTCGCGGTCAAGCGCAGCCTGATCCGCGACTTCGCCCCCGTCGACGACGCCGAGCAGGCCGCGCGGTTCGGCACCGCGAACCCGTTCCGGCTCGCCGTCATCGACCTCGTGGTGGAGCCGGCCGGGACGCCGTCGCCGTGA
- a CDS encoding hemerythrin domain-containing protein, translating to MKADEVLIAHHDVLRGLLRQLAETTGDQVAERRRLRDELLRELEVHTQIEDELFYPAVKDVSPLLSLAHAEHRQIDDQLATVMRTALDDPEFVTEVRMLESTLRHHTFEEEERMFPQSHALGAERLEELGRQLQERQDELGRSGAMRLIVRLKRMTLKLV from the coding sequence ATGAAGGCCGACGAGGTGCTGATCGCCCACCACGACGTGCTGCGGGGGCTGCTGCGGCAGCTCGCGGAGACGACCGGCGACCAGGTCGCGGAACGCCGGCGGCTGCGGGACGAGCTGCTGCGCGAGCTCGAGGTGCACACCCAGATCGAGGACGAGCTGTTCTACCCGGCCGTCAAGGACGTGTCGCCGCTGCTGTCGCTGGCCCATGCCGAGCACCGGCAGATCGACGACCAGCTCGCCACGGTGATGCGCACGGCCCTGGACGACCCGGAGTTCGTCACCGAGGTCCGGATGCTCGAGTCGACGCTGCGCCACCACACGTTCGAGGAGGAGGAGCGGATGTTCCCCCAGTCGCACGCCCTCGGTGCGGAGCGGCTGGAGGAGCTCGGCCGCCAGCTGCAGGAACGCCAGGACGAGCTCGGCCGGTCCGGTGCGATGCGGCTGATCGTCCGGCTCAAGCGGATGACGCTGAAGCTCGTCTGA
- a CDS encoding ABC transporter ATP-binding protein: MIEVRGLTKQYGPVTAVAGLTFDVPPGVVTAFLGSNGAGKSTTLRMLLGLDRPTAGTARIDGSPYAELREPLRTVGSLLDSSEPHPGRTARAHLRWLAASNRVPARRIDEVLDVVDLTAVADRRVRGFSLGMRRRLGLAAALLGDPSVLLLDEPVNGLDAEGIRWLRTSLRQLAAEGRTVVVSSHLMSEVEQTADHLLVLSRGRLLADTSLPDLLAGHSATRVLVRTPQARRLAELLTAGGATVAVQPDGALHVAGVGADVVSSVAARHAVPLLALGAGHRSLEDAFLALTTGADE; the protein is encoded by the coding sequence GTGATCGAGGTGCGGGGACTGACCAAGCAGTACGGCCCGGTGACCGCGGTGGCCGGGCTGACCTTCGACGTGCCACCAGGGGTGGTCACCGCCTTCCTGGGGTCCAACGGGGCCGGGAAGTCGACCACGCTGCGGATGCTGCTCGGGCTGGACCGGCCGACCGCCGGCACGGCCCGCATCGACGGTTCGCCGTACGCCGAGCTGCGCGAGCCGCTGCGGACCGTCGGCTCGCTGCTGGACAGCAGCGAGCCGCATCCCGGCCGCACGGCGCGGGCGCACCTGCGCTGGCTCGCCGCGAGCAACCGCGTCCCCGCACGCCGGATCGACGAGGTCCTCGACGTGGTCGACCTGACCGCCGTCGCCGACCGGCGGGTGCGGGGGTTCTCCCTGGGCATGCGCCGGCGGCTGGGCCTGGCCGCCGCACTGCTCGGCGACCCGTCGGTGCTGCTGCTCGACGAACCGGTCAACGGCCTGGACGCCGAGGGCATCCGGTGGCTGCGCACGTCGCTGCGGCAGCTCGCCGCCGAGGGCCGCACGGTCGTCGTCTCCAGCCACCTGATGAGCGAGGTGGAGCAGACCGCCGACCACCTGCTCGTGCTCAGCCGCGGCCGGCTGCTGGCCGACACCTCGCTGCCGGACCTCCTCGCCGGGCACTCCGCCACCCGGGTGCTGGTGCGCACCCCGCAGGCCCGGCGCCTGGCGGAGCTGCTCACCGCCGGCGGCGCCACGGTCGCGGTCCAGCCCGACGGCGCACTGCACGTCGCCGGCGTCGGGGCCGACGTCGTCAGTTCGGTCGCTGCCCGGCACGCGGTGCCGCTGCTGGCGCTGGGCGCCGGCCACCGGTCGCTGGAGGACGCCTTCCTGGCCCTGACCACCGGAGCCGACGAGTGA
- a CDS encoding methionine/alanine import family NSS transporter small subunit: MSTAAIVMMVVAMVVLWGGLALAVASLVHHGAVEDRTEGPHRNG; the protein is encoded by the coding sequence ATGAGCACCGCCGCGATCGTGATGATGGTGGTGGCGATGGTCGTGCTCTGGGGCGGCCTCGCCCTGGCCGTCGCCAGCCTGGTGCACCACGGCGCCGTCGAGGACCGCACCGAGGGCCCGCACCGGAACGGCTGA
- a CDS encoding NADPH-dependent F420 reductase, with protein sequence MTTIGLIGSGNIGSTVARLAVDAGHDVVLSNSRGPETLTDLVDRLGPRARAATPAEAAAAGDLVVVTVPLKAYRQVPVEPLRGKVVIDTDNYYPERDGHFPELDDESTTTSELLQAHLPESRVVKAFNSIYVTQLGTLQRPAGDPERSVLPIAGDDETAKQAVAAFLDSIGYDAHDVGPLAEGWRFQRDTAAYVTPYAVPGEGFPEVPGRQVTRATLVELLAAARRYRDM encoded by the coding sequence ATGACCACCATCGGACTCATCGGCAGCGGCAACATCGGCAGCACCGTCGCCCGGCTGGCGGTCGACGCCGGCCACGACGTCGTCCTCAGCAACAGCCGGGGACCGGAGACGCTCACCGACCTCGTCGACCGGCTCGGCCCGCGCGCCCGGGCGGCCACCCCCGCCGAGGCCGCGGCGGCCGGCGACCTCGTCGTGGTGACCGTGCCGCTCAAGGCCTACCGCCAGGTGCCGGTCGAACCGCTGCGCGGCAAGGTCGTGATCGACACCGACAACTACTACCCCGAGCGCGACGGGCACTTCCCCGAGCTGGACGACGAGTCGACGACCACCAGCGAGCTGCTCCAGGCGCACCTGCCGGAGTCGCGGGTGGTGAAGGCGTTCAACTCCATCTACGTCACCCAGCTCGGCACGCTGCAGCGGCCCGCGGGCGACCCGGAGCGCTCCGTGCTGCCCATCGCCGGGGACGACGAGACGGCCAAGCAGGCGGTGGCGGCGTTCCTCGACTCGATCGGGTACGACGCCCACGACGTCGGCCCGCTCGCGGAGGGCTGGCGCTTCCAGCGCGACACCGCGGCCTACGTCACGCCCTACGCCGTGCCCGGCGAGGGCTTCCCGGAGGTGCCGGGGCGCCAGGTCACCCGGGCGACGCTGGTCGAGCTGCTCGCCGCGGCGCGCCGCTACCGCGACATGTGA
- a CDS encoding 5-methyltetrahydropteroyltriglutamate--homocysteine methyltransferase produces the protein MPAPLPPLPTTVVGSLPQPDWLIDRDRLGHQFPPRVRARELWRVPPEFLQEAQDDATLATIRVQEEAGLDIIGDGEIRRESYSNHFATALEGLDLDHPGSVRNRSGIDIPAPRVVGEIRRPAAVQAGDVRFLRAHTDRAVKITVPGPFTMAQQAQDDHYGDDRALALAYAEAVRAEIADLFAAGADIVQLDEPWLQARPEVARRYGVEVLTAALADAPGPVHVHVCFGYAAMVADRPEGYSVLPQLADVPAAAVSVETAQSHLDPATLRPLRGTGVALGVLDLATPEVETPETVADRVRRALDHVDVDRLVLSSDCGLKYLPRESAAGKMRSLARAAQLLRAEL, from the coding sequence ATGCCAGCCCCGCTCCCGCCGCTGCCCACGACCGTCGTCGGCAGCCTGCCCCAGCCCGACTGGCTGATCGACCGCGACCGACTCGGGCACCAGTTCCCGCCCCGGGTCCGGGCCCGGGAGCTGTGGCGGGTGCCGCCGGAGTTCCTCCAGGAGGCCCAGGACGACGCCACGCTGGCCACCATCCGGGTGCAGGAGGAGGCCGGGCTGGACATCATCGGCGACGGCGAGATCCGGCGTGAGTCCTACTCCAACCACTTCGCCACCGCGCTCGAGGGGCTGGACCTGGACCACCCCGGGTCGGTGCGCAACCGCTCGGGCATCGACATCCCGGCCCCCCGAGTGGTCGGTGAGATCCGCCGGCCGGCCGCGGTGCAGGCGGGCGACGTGCGGTTCCTGCGCGCCCACACCGACCGGGCCGTGAAGATCACCGTGCCCGGTCCGTTCACCATGGCGCAGCAGGCGCAGGACGACCACTACGGCGACGACCGCGCCCTGGCGCTGGCCTACGCCGAGGCCGTGCGGGCGGAGATCGCCGACCTGTTCGCCGCCGGCGCCGACATCGTGCAGCTGGACGAGCCCTGGCTGCAGGCCCGGCCCGAGGTGGCCCGCCGGTACGGCGTCGAGGTGCTCACCGCAGCCCTGGCCGACGCACCCGGACCGGTGCACGTGCACGTCTGCTTCGGCTACGCGGCGATGGTCGCTGACCGGCCCGAGGGCTACTCGGTGCTGCCGCAGCTGGCCGACGTCCCGGCCGCCGCCGTCTCCGTCGAGACGGCGCAGTCGCACCTGGACCCGGCCACCCTGCGCCCGCTGCGCGGCACGGGCGTCGCGCTCGGCGTGCTCGACCTCGCCACGCCGGAGGTGGAGACCCCGGAGACGGTCGCCGACCGGGTTCGCCGCGCGCTGGACCACGTGGACGTCGACCGCCTCGTGCTGTCCAGCGACTGCGGGCTGAAGTACCTGCCGCGGGAGTCGGCGGCGGGGAAGATGCGTTCCCTGGCCCGCGCCGCGCAGCTGCTGCGCGCCGAGCTCTGA
- a CDS encoding Rieske 2Fe-2S domain-containing protein, producing the protein MSVRSRLERVLGAVERWEVLDAPGYQVEHGIALTYLLTGRYARPLQDLLHGVWLGHPLHPALVTVPVGAWTAASVLDGLDATGRGGPGAGPAARTVVGVGVAGAVASAATGFTDWQHAHDGARRVGLVHAGVNSTALALYVWSFADRGRGRAVRARVTAAAGLTLTVASSWLGGALSYRHGLGTDHADRTLHPRRFTPVLAEADLVDGEPVGVDVDGRPVVLVARDGEVHAVGGTCPHQGAPLGEGWLHRGELVCPWHGSRFDLATGEPAQGPSTAPLPCFDTRVRDGQVEVRRRARWRGPTAVTTVEEASR; encoded by the coding sequence ATGAGCGTGCGGAGTCGGCTGGAACGCGTCCTGGGGGCGGTCGAGCGCTGGGAGGTGCTGGACGCCCCGGGCTACCAGGTCGAACACGGCATCGCGCTGACCTACCTGCTCACCGGCCGGTACGCCCGGCCGCTCCAGGACCTGCTGCACGGCGTCTGGCTCGGCCACCCGCTGCACCCGGCGCTGGTCACCGTGCCGGTCGGCGCCTGGACCGCGGCGTCGGTGCTCGACGGTCTCGACGCCACCGGCCGCGGGGGACCGGGCGCCGGGCCGGCTGCGCGGACCGTGGTCGGCGTCGGCGTGGCCGGCGCCGTGGCGTCCGCGGCGACCGGGTTCACCGACTGGCAGCACGCCCACGACGGCGCCCGGCGGGTGGGCCTGGTGCACGCCGGGGTGAACAGCACCGCCCTCGCGCTGTACGTGTGGTCCTTCGCCGACCGGGGGCGGGGCCGGGCGGTGCGGGCCCGGGTCACCGCGGCCGCCGGCCTGACCCTCACGGTGGCGAGCAGCTGGCTGGGTGGGGCGCTGTCCTACCGGCACGGGCTCGGCACCGACCACGCCGACCGCACCCTGCACCCGCGCCGGTTCACCCCCGTGCTGGCCGAGGCCGACCTCGTCGACGGCGAACCGGTCGGCGTCGACGTGGACGGCCGGCCGGTGGTGCTGGTCGCCCGGGACGGCGAGGTGCACGCCGTGGGCGGCACCTGCCCGCACCAGGGCGCCCCGCTCGGTGAGGGGTGGCTGCACCGCGGCGAGCTGGTCTGCCCGTGGCACGGGTCCCGCTTCGACCTGGCCACCGGCGAGCCGGCGCAGGGCCCGTCGACCGCGCCGCTGCCGTGCTTCGACACCCGGGTGCGCGACGGCCAGGTCGAGGTGCGGCGCCGCGCGCGCTGGCGTGGCCCCACCGCAGTGACGACCGTCGAGGAGGCGTCCCGATGA
- a CDS encoding sodium-dependent transporter: MSTTAGEAMGQPDEEQRRGGFSSRRVFILAAIGSAVGLGNIWRFPYVAYENGGGAFLLPYLIALLTAGLPFLLLDYAIGHRHRGSAPLSFARLRRGTEGLGWWQVGICFVIAVYYAAVIAWALRYTFFSLDLAWGDDPEGFFFGEFLQAGDVRVTADVVPGVLWPLALVWLVVLVVMALGVQRGIGLTSLLFIPVLVLAFVALVVQALLLPGAGAGLDALFAPDWSALTAPSVWAAAFGQIFFSLSVGFGIMITYASYVRRREDMVGSGLVVGFSNSGFELLAGIGVFAALGFMAQANGVAVDEVASGGIGLAFIAFPAIISEAPAGALLGVLFFGALVIAGITSLISVIEVVISAVRDKLDTGRLTATLAVGVPAAVLSLVLFSTTSGVYVLDVVDHFVNQYGILVVALVSMLVVAWVVRALPVLGGHLNVHGRPRLGTGWRLLTSVVAPVGLAVVLVLALRDDLTAPYEDYPTWLLLALGWALVAVLPLLGFLLARLPWRAGTHLDGPPPGADPAAPLHAASTTAPAPHDRPLDEGGPR; encoded by the coding sequence ATGAGCACGACGGCAGGGGAGGCCATGGGGCAGCCCGACGAGGAGCAGCGGCGCGGCGGGTTCAGCTCCCGGCGCGTGTTCATCCTGGCGGCGATCGGGTCGGCCGTCGGGCTCGGCAACATCTGGCGGTTCCCCTACGTCGCCTACGAGAACGGCGGCGGCGCCTTCCTGCTGCCCTACCTGATCGCGCTGCTGACCGCCGGCCTGCCCTTCCTGCTGCTGGACTACGCGATCGGCCACCGGCACCGCGGTTCGGCGCCGCTCTCCTTCGCCCGGCTGCGCCGCGGCACCGAGGGGCTCGGCTGGTGGCAGGTGGGCATCTGCTTCGTCATCGCCGTCTACTACGCCGCGGTGATCGCGTGGGCGCTGCGGTACACCTTCTTCTCCCTCGACCTGGCCTGGGGCGACGACCCCGAGGGGTTCTTCTTCGGCGAGTTCCTCCAGGCCGGCGACGTCCGGGTCACTGCGGACGTCGTTCCCGGGGTGCTCTGGCCCCTCGCGCTGGTCTGGCTGGTCGTCCTGGTGGTCATGGCCCTCGGCGTCCAGCGCGGCATCGGCCTGACCTCGCTGCTCTTCATCCCGGTGCTGGTGCTCGCCTTCGTCGCCCTCGTGGTGCAGGCGCTGCTGCTGCCGGGGGCGGGGGCCGGGCTCGACGCCCTCTTCGCGCCCGACTGGTCGGCGCTCACCGCGCCCTCGGTCTGGGCCGCCGCGTTCGGCCAGATCTTCTTCTCGCTGTCGGTCGGCTTCGGCATCATGATCACCTACGCCTCCTACGTCCGTCGCCGCGAGGACATGGTCGGCTCCGGCCTCGTCGTGGGCTTCTCCAACTCCGGCTTCGAGCTGCTCGCCGGCATCGGGGTGTTCGCCGCCCTGGGGTTCATGGCCCAGGCCAACGGGGTCGCGGTCGACGAGGTCGCCAGCGGTGGGATCGGGCTGGCCTTCATCGCCTTCCCGGCGATCATCAGCGAGGCCCCGGCCGGCGCCCTCCTCGGCGTCCTGTTCTTCGGGGCGCTGGTCATCGCCGGCATCACCTCGCTGATCAGCGTGATCGAGGTGGTGATCTCCGCGGTCCGCGACAAGCTCGACACCGGCCGGCTCACCGCGACCCTCGCCGTCGGCGTCCCCGCGGCGGTGCTGAGCCTGGTGCTGTTCAGCACGACGAGCGGCGTCTACGTGCTCGACGTCGTCGACCACTTCGTCAACCAGTACGGCATCCTCGTCGTGGCGCTGGTCAGCATGCTGGTCGTCGCCTGGGTGGTGCGGGCCCTGCCCGTCCTCGGCGGGCACCTCAACGTCCACGGCCGGCCTCGGCTCGGCACCGGCTGGCGGCTGCTGACCAGCGTCGTCGCCCCGGTCGGCCTGGCCGTCGTGCTCGTCCTCGCCCTGCGGGACGACCTCACCGCGCCCTACGAGGACTACCCGACCTGGCTGCTCCTGGCGCTCGGCTGGGCGCTGGTCGCGGTGCTGCCGCTCCTCGGCTTCCTCCTCGCCCGGCTGCCGTGGCGCGCCGGGACCCACCTGGACGGACCGCCACCCGGTGCCGATCCGGCGGCGCCGCTGCACGCGGCCTCGACGACGGCCCCGGCCCCGCACGACCGCCCGCTGGACGAGGGAGGACCCCGATGA
- a CDS encoding aldo/keto reductase family protein translates to MEFRHLGRSGLKISEITYGNWITHGGQVESDAANACVRAALDAGITTFDTADVYAGGRAEEVLGKALAGERRSGIELFSKVYWPTGPGRNDRGLSRKHVLESIDASLGRLGTDYLDLYQAHRYDVETPLEETMLAFADVVRSGKALYIGVSEWRAEQIRAAKVLADELKIPLVSNQPQYSALYRVPEAEVIPTSRELGISQIVFSPIAQGVLTGKYLPGQPVPAGSRATDEKGGGANMIARWLSDDVLERVQELKPIADDLGLSMAALAVAWVLQEENVAAAIIGASRPEQVTDNVKASGVRLDDDVKRRIDEVLAPVAQTDPALTKSPDPRP, encoded by the coding sequence ATGGAGTTCCGACACCTGGGCCGCAGCGGCCTGAAGATCAGCGAGATCACCTACGGCAACTGGATCACCCACGGCGGGCAGGTGGAGTCCGACGCGGCGAACGCCTGCGTCCGCGCCGCCCTGGACGCCGGCATCACCACCTTCGACACGGCCGACGTCTACGCCGGTGGCCGCGCCGAGGAGGTGCTCGGCAAGGCGCTGGCCGGGGAGCGGCGCAGCGGGATCGAGCTGTTCAGCAAGGTGTACTGGCCGACCGGGCCCGGCCGGAACGACCGTGGCCTGTCCCGCAAGCACGTGCTCGAGTCGATCGACGCCTCGCTGGGCCGCCTCGGCACCGACTACCTCGACCTCTACCAGGCCCACCGCTACGACGTCGAGACGCCGCTGGAGGAGACGATGCTGGCCTTCGCCGACGTCGTGCGCAGCGGCAAGGCGCTGTACATCGGCGTCTCGGAGTGGCGGGCCGAGCAGATCCGGGCGGCCAAGGTCCTCGCCGACGAGCTCAAGATCCCGCTGGTGTCCAACCAGCCGCAGTACTCGGCGCTCTACCGGGTGCCCGAGGCGGAGGTCATCCCCACCTCCCGCGAGCTCGGCATCAGCCAGATCGTCTTCTCACCGATCGCCCAGGGCGTGCTCACCGGCAAGTACCTGCCCGGTCAGCCCGTCCCGGCCGGCTCCCGGGCGACCGACGAGAAGGGCGGCGGGGCGAACATGATCGCCCGCTGGCTGTCCGACGACGTCCTGGAGCGGGTCCAGGAGCTCAAGCCCATCGCCGACGACCTCGGGCTGTCGATGGCCGCGCTCGCGGTGGCCTGGGTGCTGCAGGAGGAGAACGTGGCGGCGGCGATCATCGGGGCCAGCCGCCCGGAGCAGGTGACCGACAACGTCAAGGCCTCCGGCGTCCGGCTCGACGACGACGTCAAGCGGCGGATCGACGAGGTGCTCGCCCCCGTGGCGCAGACCGACCCGGCGCTGACGAAGAGCCCCGACCCGCGGCCGTGA
- a CDS encoding response regulator transcription factor encodes MTIRVLLVDDEELVRSGLRTILDAQEDIEVVGEVADGAVVVPAVARSCPDVVVLDIRMPLVDGIEATRTLRRRYPTVPRVLVLTTFADDENVYAALHAGADGFLPKRARPAEIVDAVRTVAGGESLLFPAAIRSLAVRHAGGGGARGAARVALTDREADVLRLMAHGLSNGEIATELFLGLQTVKTHVSSLLRKLGARDRTQAVIAAYESGLVPLR; translated from the coding sequence ATGACGATCCGGGTGCTGCTGGTCGACGACGAGGAGCTGGTGCGCAGCGGTCTGCGCACGATCCTCGACGCGCAGGAGGACATCGAGGTGGTCGGCGAGGTCGCGGACGGGGCGGTGGTCGTGCCGGCGGTGGCGCGGTCCTGCCCGGACGTCGTCGTCCTGGACATCCGGATGCCGCTGGTCGACGGCATCGAGGCGACCCGGACGCTGCGCCGGCGCTATCCCACCGTCCCGCGCGTCCTCGTGCTGACCACCTTCGCCGACGACGAGAACGTGTACGCGGCCCTGCACGCCGGCGCCGACGGGTTCCTCCCCAAGCGGGCGCGGCCGGCCGAGATCGTGGACGCCGTGCGCACCGTCGCCGGGGGCGAGAGCCTGCTGTTCCCCGCCGCGATCCGTTCCCTCGCCGTGCGGCACGCGGGCGGGGGCGGGGCCCGGGGCGCGGCGCGGGTGGCGCTGACCGATCGCGAGGCGGACGTGCTGCGGCTGATGGCGCACGGGCTGAGCAACGGCGAGATCGCCACCGAGCTGTTCCTCGGCCTGCAGACCGTCAAGACCCACGTCAGCAGCCTGCTGCGCAAGCTGGGCGCCCGGGACCGCACGCAGGCCGTGATCGCGGCCTACGAGTCGGGTCTGGTGCCGCTGCGCTGA
- a CDS encoding sensor histidine kinase, whose translation MHSVLRPVTSRTTWTRVLHLTVGLWSAVACAMVWPGLEDASPATMTGLTLAPLPLLVLLAAVPVVRRSEGVQVRALVLPGDDDVTVEPSRSWPHRVRLLAWLVVRVELGVVAGQLAAVTVAAAGSLLGLPSAPSTAAGVPGWARLLLAVLLVLGLVYALAALGRLLAAAARHLLHPSAAERLATQRARTERLLERTRLAAELHDSIGHALTVTLLQAGAAREVAGRDPAFVDGALRAIEDGARQATADLERVLGLLRDTARPPVAAPTLADLDRLVRSAEAAGARVDLHVTGPVGDLPGQLSEEGYRIVQEALTNALRHAGPVPVRLRVAVAGGGLVVDVRNPLPAALPAGAGTGSGVPGLQTRAAALGGTAEAGPVDGGWRVAVRLPVPG comes from the coding sequence GTGCACAGCGTGCTGCGGCCGGTGACCAGCAGGACGACGTGGACGCGCGTCCTGCACCTGACGGTCGGGCTGTGGTCAGCGGTCGCCTGCGCGATGGTCTGGCCGGGGCTGGAGGACGCCTCACCGGCCACGATGACCGGCCTCACGCTGGCCCCGCTGCCCCTGCTGGTCCTCCTGGCCGCCGTCCCGGTGGTGCGGCGGAGCGAGGGCGTCCAGGTGCGGGCGCTGGTGCTGCCCGGCGACGACGACGTCACGGTCGAGCCCTCGCGGAGCTGGCCGCACCGGGTCCGGCTGCTGGCCTGGCTGGTGGTGCGGGTCGAACTCGGCGTCGTGGCCGGTCAGCTGGCGGCGGTCACCGTGGCCGCCGCCGGGTCCCTGCTGGGGCTCCCGTCGGCACCGTCGACCGCGGCGGGCGTCCCGGGCTGGGCCCGCCTGCTGCTCGCGGTGCTGCTGGTGCTCGGGCTGGTGTACGCCCTGGCCGCGCTCGGGAGGCTGCTCGCGGCGGCCGCCCGGCACCTGCTGCACCCCTCGGCGGCCGAGCGGCTGGCCACCCAGCGGGCCCGCACCGAGCGGCTGCTGGAGCGCACCCGGCTGGCCGCCGAGCTGCACGACTCGATCGGTCACGCGCTGACGGTCACGCTGCTCCAGGCCGGCGCCGCGCGGGAGGTCGCCGGCCGGGACCCGGCGTTCGTCGACGGTGCGCTCCGCGCCATCGAGGACGGTGCCCGGCAGGCGACCGCCGACCTGGAGCGGGTGCTCGGCCTGCTGCGCGACACCGCCCGCCCGCCCGTGGCGGCGCCCACGCTGGCCGACCTCGACCGGCTGGTGCGCTCGGCCGAGGCCGCCGGGGCGCGGGTCGACCTGCACGTCACCGGTCCGGTGGGCGACCTGCCGGGGCAGCTGTCGGAGGAGGGGTACCGGATCGTGCAGGAGGCGCTCACCAACGCGCTGCGGCACGCCGGGCCGGTGCCGGTCCGGCTGCGGGTCGCGGTGGCCGGCGGGGGACTGGTCGTCGACGTCCGCAACCCCCTCCCTGCGGCGCTGCCTGCGGGAGCCGGTACCGGGAGCGGCGTGCCCGGCCTGCAGACCCGCGCCGCCGCCCTCGGCGGGACCGCGGAGGCCGGCCCGGTCGACGGCGGGTGGCGGGTCGCCGTCCGGTTGCCGGTGCCCGGATGA